From the Coffea eugenioides isolate CCC68of chromosome 1, Ceug_1.0, whole genome shotgun sequence genome, the window AATAAAAACAGTAAtcttggaaaagaaaagcaatCCAGATTAGTCGAGGAAGAGAAGAATCATCATGAATCAAAGACTAATCCTGTTTCCATGGATGGAAAGCTGCTAGTGAAGCTGAAATTTCCGAAAGGCGccgaagaaactgaagaggggGCTGAGGTGGTAGTTAGCCCTGTTAAGAAGAGTCACTTCTGCCATGAATGCAACAAAGGTTTTAGCTCTGGGAAGGCTCTTGGAGGTCATATGAGCAGTGCTCATGTTCAGGCTAGGGAGAACCTCAAGAAGCTAAAATTCAATATGTCCGTCAAGTTTAAGAGAGATGGATCTAGTTCTGATGCTGCTGCAAGAGAAACTATTTGCTCAATCTGTGGAAAAGATTTTCCATCAAGGAAGTCTTTGTTTGGACATATGAGATGCCATCCTGATAGGGAGTGGAGGGGCATGGAGCCTCCCAAAGAACAAGGAAAGATCCCTCGTGAACATCCTCAATCTTTATCTATtcttgatgatgatgatgaggaggaggaggaggaagaagaagaggagtcCTTGGAGACTGATAATCAGGCTGATTATCATGTTCATGTGGCGGCTGATAACGTAGCAATTTCCACCGTTGCAGAAGTGGTTGATTTAACCAGGTCTTTGAGCAGCTGGTCGGTGAAGGGCAAGCGAGGCCGCGAATGCCCTAGAGTTCTTCTGGATACTTATCCTTATTGTGAGGAAGAAGAGCAGAAGATACAGGATGCTGTAGATCAGCTAATTAGCCTAGCTTACAAGCAGAACAAACATGATGGTTCGTCGACCAGGAGAGGTCAAATCAAGGAGGGTAGGAATAGTGCTTCTGGCTTGAAGAAGAAAAGGGTTGATGATCCAGTCCATCCAGCTAGAGTTAGAAGGGATTATCCTGTGAAGAAACGACGATTTAGTGAAATAGACACAGATTCTGAAGAAACCCTTGATGGACTATCGGACaaaggtaaaagaaaaaatccaATGAAGCCTGAATCGAGTGTTGAAATATCACCAAGTAGTCAATCCAGGCATACTGTAATAGGTAAAATATCTGGTAGGAGCAATCATTTCTCAGCTCATGAATTGGATAAGATGGAACTTGAGAAGCAAAATCGTTGTTTCTATGATGATTGTAAGAAGGGTAATGTGGGGGTCAAGAACAAGAGAAGGGGGCCAAAGATGACACCCAAGAATTCAGAAACTGA encodes:
- the LOC113771788 gene encoding uncharacterized protein LOC113771788 — translated: MEENKNSNLGKEKQSRLVEEEKNHHESKTNPVSMDGKLLVKLKFPKGAEETEEGAEVVVSPVKKSHFCHECNKGFSSGKALGGHMSSAHVQARENLKKLKFNMSVKFKRDGSSSDAAARETICSICGKDFPSRKSLFGHMRCHPDREWRGMEPPKEQGKIPREHPQSLSILDDDDEEEEEEEEEESLETDNQADYHVHVAADNVAISTVAEVVDLTRSLSSWSVKGKRGRECPRVLLDTYPYCEEEEQKIQDAVDQLISLAYKQNKHDGSSTRRGQIKEGRNSASGLKKKRVDDPVHPARVRRDYPVKKRRFSEIDTDSEETLDGLSDKGKRKNPMKPESSVEISPSSQSRHTVIGKISGRSNHFSAHELDKMELEKQNRCFYDDCKKGNVGVKNKRRGPKMTPKNSETEGELTPLDQKLDGEESTPEKFRCSTCDKTFSSHQALGGHRSSHNKFKATVQNTADGSSPFPFGHENRANPVSQTAVENDEIKGVEASKFPENIHECTLCKKTFPSGQALGGHKRCHWQGLSSQVASPEAEEPRPLARKGLQFDLNEPAEEEDANASDLGNSSGYASCS